The following is a genomic window from Bactrocera tryoni isolate S06 chromosome 2, CSIRO_BtryS06_freeze2, whole genome shotgun sequence.
gaatTTCACCATCCAAAAAATTGTGTGGTGAGTTCATTAAAAACGAAAACTTAGTACAAAATTCAACTTCTGCATAACCTACAATATGGTTCCACTTTGTTAAGGAATTATACCTTACACATCGCCAAAAAGACAAAAACTGTTCTATGCGTGGCTCACGAGCCTACCAGACTAAACTTACCTAACCTATACTCAATACTATAGTCACACTGACTCAATgaaaaaacgtttatttttcTCTATATTTATTCGAGTTTTATcagaaaaatatgtgaagttttttttagcattattataattttatcaaaatatacgTAGATATAGAAACACCGTAGACAATCTTACATAGAGTGGCGAGACACATcaaaatacataatttcaaataattcattgattagtttttttttacctttttttcttTGTCAAAAATGGTTTAACGACGACGTCGACGTCGGGAGCCGCGTCGGCTCCGACTGCGACTACGACTTGCCCGTCTTCTGCGCCGCCTACCGCCACGATCCTCCATTTCGCCAGTTTCCTTTATATCATCCTTGTTAGTTTCCACTTCCGGATCACTGCCCTCCCCTCCGGCAATAGTGTCCAAGTCAACAGGTGCCGCATAATATTTACGATTGGCGCGTTGTATGTAGCCATAACGTACGCCTCCATTTAACGTCTCTTGCACCGATTCTTTGACGTCATTGGGATGAACCTGCAACACAAGTTTAGCTCATCAGCacagaataaataaaaacagttatGAGTCTACTTACGCCAGCTGTGTCGGCGATATGTGTTACGATTTTCATAACCGTTGCGGGCTCCTCCAGCGTTTGCAACGCTTGCAAAATTAATTGCCCATTTTGATTGGCCATAGCACATTCGATTCGAAATCCCGAATTACCACTgtcgtttgtttgtttttgtgttaatcggttttaacaaaattttagccAATGCAaaagaattttgtgaaaattttttaccACAGCTTTCGATGTGaacgaaaaatttatatcttttgctctattttatatatgaaaaagaaaaatcgttttgaatatgatgaatttttttttctgaagttTTCTGAAATATCGCATACAGTTTACTCGATTCTGCCTTAAGACTTGTAACAGCAATTTATTTTGGTCCAAGtgtttatgcatgtatgtacatgtatatacatatgtacgtacatatatgtatatactactttCTTTATATAGCATTTATGCCAGCcagtaaatttgtatttttgtaaatactAGCATTTGATTTCTGCTAACATCGTTTCATGTTTATTTTCTTCCTAGGGAAAAGAACGGTACGGATGTTGCGAAAGTCAAAGAGCTTGCAGGTCGTTATAGAATTATTGCGGCCGAAAGAAAGTT
Proteins encoded in this region:
- the LOC120767947 gene encoding uncharacterized protein LOC120767947; translated protein: MANQNGQLILQALQTLEEPATVMKIVTHIADTAGVHPNDVKESVQETLNGGVRYGYIQRANRKYYAAPVDLDTIAGGEGSDPEVETNKDDIKETGEMEDRGGRRRRRRASRSRSRSRRGSRRRRRR